A genomic segment from Desulfovibrio sp. encodes:
- a CDS encoding type IV secretion system protein, with product MPFFKSQVKLPVREKGGSPYLDGREEWLERYGSYINRAAQWRMVAFLCLLITGVSITGNVIQASQTKTIPYIIEVDALGKAAVMARADVASKTPQRLIQAEIAKCVSDWRTVTADVELQQKMIERLSFFMAGSAKGVLRQWYEANNPYEIAKSGKLVHVEIKGLPLPVSTDSYRVEWVETVRSHAGVMLDSHNYEATVTIQINPPTVDAVLLRNPGGVYITALSAGKVVGTPAPVKPQNNQE from the coding sequence ATGCCTTTTTTCAAATCACAAGTGAAACTACCCGTGCGGGAAAAAGGGGGAAGCCCCTACCTGGACGGACGCGAAGAGTGGCTTGAACGCTACGGATCTTATATCAACCGTGCCGCGCAATGGCGTATGGTCGCCTTCCTCTGTCTGCTCATCACCGGCGTTTCCATCACTGGCAACGTCATACAGGCAAGCCAGACAAAGACCATTCCCTACATTATCGAAGTGGACGCTCTCGGCAAAGCGGCGGTTATGGCGCGGGCGGATGTGGCTAGCAAAACCCCGCAGCGGCTGATCCAAGCGGAAATTGCCAAGTGCGTCAGTGATTGGCGCACGGTCACGGCGGACGTGGAACTCCAGCAAAAAATGATCGAGCGGCTTTCCTTTTTCATGGCCGGAAGCGCTAAAGGCGTTTTGCGTCAATGGTACGAAGCAAATAATCCTTATGAAATCGCCAAAAGCGGCAAGTTGGTGCATGTGGAAATCAAGGGGCTGCCGCTGCCGGTCAGTACCGATTCCTACCGGGTGGAATGGGTTGAAACCGTCCGCAGTCATGCGGGCGTCATGCTGGATTCCCACAATTATGAGGCCACGGTGACAATCCAGATCAACCCGCCCACGGTGGACGCTGTTCTGCTCCGCAATCCGGGCGGCGTCTACATTACGGCGCTGTCCGCTGGCAAAGTGGTCGGTACTCCGGCTCCCGTCAAACCGCAAAACAATCAGGAATGA
- the trbD gene encoding conjugal transfer protein TrbD produces MSRPLPIHQSLHRHAHILGAERELVMTSALIALLVGVGGLTAVSIVSAVVFWIVAVFVLRRMAKADPIMSRVWLRHIKQQEFYPAKASRWRAVGGFTC; encoded by the coding sequence ATGAGCAGGCCGCTTCCTATCCATCAATCCTTGCACCGTCACGCCCATATCCTCGGCGCGGAAAGGGAACTGGTGATGACCAGTGCCCTTATCGCGCTGCTGGTGGGCGTGGGCGGTCTGACGGCTGTTTCCATAGTTTCCGCAGTCGTTTTCTGGATTGTTGCCGTGTTTGTGCTCCGGCGCATGGCAAAGGCTGATCCGATTATGAGCCGGGTTTGGCTACGGCATATCAAGCAACAGGAGTTTTACCCGGCAAAGGCAAGTCGCTGGCGGGCTGTAGGGGGTTTCACATGCTGA
- a CDS encoding TraK family protein: MPKNEPLRRSMAYVQFLAQLEEIKLLLAQGYSKKLIHERLTGKKHISMAYVTFCQIMQKKIQTGAPSVPKDQGSANAAEPSASKTLPTGPRIVNAVKEPFPDPRKMSLEDGI; encoded by the coding sequence ATGCCCAAGAATGAGCCCTTGCGGCGCTCAATGGCCTATGTGCAATTTCTGGCGCAGTTGGAAGAGATAAAATTGCTTCTGGCTCAAGGCTATTCCAAAAAGCTGATCCATGAACGGCTGACAGGAAAAAAGCACATTTCTATGGCCTATGTCACGTTTTGCCAGATCATGCAGAAAAAAATTCAGACTGGTGCTCCAAGCGTCCCTAAAGATCAAGGATCAGCCAATGCCGCAGAACCGTCAGCGTCAAAAACGCTTCCGACCGGCCCCCGGATCGTCAATGCCGTCAAAGAGCCGTTTCCCGACCCGCGCAAAATGAGCCTGGAAGACGGCATTTAA
- the trbG gene encoding P-type conjugative transfer protein TrbG → MKKILFLLLAFTLCARTALAAQDIPPGYPPPLGGMSASQSVQEIDYISPKVVPLTPKERKALSLSDDWARQNVDPVLSGGGKVVYVHGASLPTIVATPMQVSDVELEAGEVVNEIVVGDSARWMVESGSAGSGPDARVHLFIKPVDAGLESSTVITTNRRVYHLRLVSQRKGHTPYVGFLYADSLNRQRAARQEKETKEREWNSTTVDGQQADLSKLNFRYEVKGKAAWKPERVYDDGRQTVIRLPEKTASGEMPVLLVRKGSREVLVNYRVKNSAMIVDGLFERIALIVGVDGDQEKVEVIRGKK, encoded by the coding sequence ATGAAAAAGATACTGTTTCTGCTTCTTGCCTTTACGCTCTGCGCAAGAACCGCGTTGGCGGCCCAGGACATTCCCCCCGGCTACCCGCCGCCCCTGGGCGGCATGAGCGCCAGCCAATCTGTACAGGAAATCGACTATATTAGCCCCAAGGTCGTGCCGCTGACCCCGAAGGAAAGAAAGGCTCTCAGCCTTTCCGATGACTGGGCGCGGCAGAATGTTGATCCGGTTCTGTCCGGCGGCGGCAAGGTGGTGTACGTCCACGGGGCCAGCCTGCCCACCATTGTGGCAACGCCCATGCAGGTTTCGGATGTGGAGCTTGAAGCCGGAGAGGTGGTCAATGAAATCGTGGTGGGCGATTCGGCCCGCTGGATGGTGGAATCGGGTTCAGCGGGTTCCGGCCCTGACGCCAGGGTGCATTTGTTCATCAAGCCCGTGGATGCGGGGCTTGAAAGCTCCACGGTGATCACCACAAACCGCCGAGTGTACCATCTGCGTCTTGTATCACAGCGCAAAGGCCACACGCCCTATGTCGGTTTCCTCTATGCGGACTCGCTGAACCGTCAACGCGCGGCCCGGCAAGAGAAAGAAACCAAAGAGCGCGAATGGAACTCCACCACTGTGGATGGCCAGCAGGCGGATTTATCTAAACTCAATTTCCGTTATGAGGTGAAGGGCAAAGCCGCTTGGAAGCCAGAGCGGGTATATGATGATGGACGGCAAACCGTTATCCGGCTGCCGGAGAAAACCGCGTCCGGGGAAATGCCCGTTTTGCTCGTCCGCAAAGGGAGCCGTGAAGTGCTGGTCAATTACCGGGTGAAGAATTCGGCCATGATTGTGGACGGCTTATTTGAGCGGATCGCGCTCATTGTCGGCGTGGATGGCGATCAGGAAAAAGTGGAAGTCATAAGGGGAAAAAAGTGA
- a CDS encoding TrbC/VirB2 family protein encodes MHSLQTSGRKPSLFPSLFGLLALCLLACPELALASGGITEFSSPLERVVNTITGPAGKWISIVAMALCGVIFIMNKDDISGGFKLLLSVVFGISFIAFAASIVNSVFSFSGAVI; translated from the coding sequence ATGCACAGCCTTCAGACTTCCGGTCGTAAACCGTCTCTTTTCCCTTCCCTCTTCGGCCTTTTGGCCCTCTGCCTGCTGGCCTGCCCTGAACTGGCGCTGGCATCGGGCGGCATCACGGAATTTTCCAGCCCTCTGGAACGGGTGGTAAACACCATTACCGGGCCTGCGGGTAAATGGATTTCCATTGTAGCTATGGCCCTATGCGGCGTCATTTTTATCATGAACAAGGACGACATCAGCGGCGGTTTCAAGCTGCTTTTATCCGTGGTTTTTGGCATTTCTTTCATCGCGTTTGCTGCCAGCATCGTTAACAGTGTCTTCTCTTTCTCCGGGGCGGTCATATGA
- a CDS encoding conjugal transfer protein TrbE (type IV secretion system ATPase VirB4 family): MLKLIDYRSKAKGLPDLLPYAALIAPGVILNKDGSFLASWEIRGQDTGSSTPDELAFVSAQFNNAIRLLGTGWMLHVDSIRSSHRAYPAPEKGHFPDPVTQLIDDERRAFFSGNRCFSTSTIFSVTYRPNFETAKLVGKVQAGGISSPILEKALGQFQNTLEELEDALSSVLHMQRLSEYEAYGDDGEAWTQSDLLSHIQQCVSGDLHPLRVPERAMYLDHLLASNDLVGGVIPRLGGKHLALLSIDGLPQESFPAMFADLESLPLEYRFSTRFICLDQYDATKEIDSYRKGWRQQVYRFLDQFFNNPNARANRDALLMAEDAENALTEVQGGYVGAGYLTSCIVLMHENQEQLQDWARELRRNIQTLGFGCRVETINALEAWLGTHPGNGYANLRRPMVNTLNLADLLPLASVWTGSPVCPCPFYPSNSRPLAVLTTDKSTPFWFNIHVGDLGHTLIFGPTGAGKSTLLATLAAQFRCYANARIFAFDKGMSMFPLCLGSGGTHYNLGNADRLAGGLAFAPLLRIDSEAERAWVEEWIASLMELQHITVMPTHRNAIHAAMLDLSAQPDNLRSLTSFFHIVQEHQIKDAIQHYTAQGAMGRLLDADTDDLTLSPFMVFEIEELMSLGDKNLIPVLTYLFHRIETSLDGTPTILVLDEAWIMLGHPIFREKIREWLKVMRKANCAVILATQSLSDAKNSGILDVLAESCPTKIFLPNITAAQEAPRELYVGMGLNETQINIIARATPKRDYYVVSPLGRRQVQLALGPKTLAFVGSSDKESLARIQALAAEYGSGGWQYEWLRERGAA; this comes from the coding sequence ATGCTGAAACTCATAGATTACCGCTCTAAAGCCAAAGGCTTGCCGGATTTGCTCCCTTATGCCGCTCTGATCGCACCGGGCGTCATCCTCAATAAAGACGGCTCGTTTCTGGCTAGCTGGGAAATCCGGGGACAGGACACGGGTAGCTCCACGCCTGATGAACTGGCCTTCGTGTCCGCACAGTTCAACAACGCGATTCGGTTGCTCGGGACGGGCTGGATGCTGCATGTGGATTCCATTCGCAGCAGCCATCGGGCCTACCCCGCGCCGGAGAAAGGGCATTTCCCCGATCCGGTGACGCAGCTCATTGACGATGAACGCCGGGCCTTTTTCAGTGGAAACCGCTGTTTCAGCACCAGCACCATTTTTTCCGTCACCTACAGGCCGAATTTTGAAACTGCGAAACTAGTCGGAAAGGTTCAGGCGGGTGGTATTTCTTCTCCGATTCTGGAAAAAGCACTGGGCCAGTTCCAAAACACCTTGGAAGAACTGGAAGACGCTTTGTCTTCCGTTCTGCACATGCAGCGGCTCTCGGAATATGAAGCGTATGGCGATGATGGCGAAGCCTGGACGCAATCTGACCTTTTATCCCATATCCAGCAATGCGTTTCCGGAGATCTGCACCCGCTGCGCGTACCGGAAAGGGCCATGTATCTGGATCACCTTCTTGCCAGCAATGATCTGGTCGGTGGCGTCATTCCCCGGCTTGGCGGAAAACACCTTGCGCTGCTTTCCATTGACGGGCTGCCACAAGAATCCTTCCCGGCCATGTTCGCGGATTTGGAATCGCTTCCGCTGGAGTACCGCTTTTCCACCCGCTTTATCTGCCTTGACCAGTACGATGCCACCAAGGAAATAGACTCCTACCGTAAGGGGTGGCGGCAACAAGTGTATCGCTTTCTTGACCAGTTTTTTAACAACCCCAACGCCCGCGCCAATCGTGACGCGCTGCTCATGGCCGAAGACGCGGAAAACGCCCTGACCGAAGTGCAGGGCGGCTATGTTGGGGCTGGCTACCTGACTTCCTGCATTGTGTTGATGCACGAAAATCAGGAGCAGCTCCAAGATTGGGCGCGGGAACTGCGCCGGAACATCCAGACGCTTGGCTTCGGCTGCCGGGTTGAAACTATCAACGCCCTGGAAGCATGGCTTGGAACGCATCCGGGCAACGGCTACGCCAATCTGCGGCGGCCTATGGTCAATACGCTGAACCTGGCTGATCTTTTGCCCCTGGCCTCGGTCTGGACGGGTTCTCCCGTCTGCCCCTGCCCGTTTTATCCGTCCAACTCCCGACCCCTGGCTGTGCTGACAACGGATAAATCTACGCCGTTCTGGTTCAACATCCATGTGGGCGACCTCGGCCACACCTTGATTTTCGGGCCGACCGGCGCGGGCAAGTCCACACTGCTGGCAACACTGGCCGCACAATTCCGCTGCTATGCAAACGCCCGCATTTTTGCCTTTGACAAGGGTATGAGCATGTTTCCGCTCTGCCTCGGCTCCGGCGGGACGCATTACAATCTCGGCAACGCTGACCGCCTTGCGGGAGGTCTGGCATTCGCGCCGCTTCTGCGCATTGATTCCGAAGCGGAACGGGCCTGGGTGGAAGAGTGGATCGCTTCCCTCATGGAGTTGCAACACATCACGGTCATGCCCACGCACCGCAACGCCATTCACGCGGCCATGCTGGATTTGTCGGCACAGCCTGACAATCTGCGTTCCCTGACCAGCTTTTTCCACATCGTTCAGGAACACCAGATTAAGGATGCTATCCAGCACTATACCGCGCAAGGGGCAATGGGGCGGCTGCTGGATGCGGACACGGACGATCTGACGCTTTCACCGTTCATGGTCTTTGAGATTGAAGAACTCATGAGCCTGGGCGACAAAAACTTGATTCCGGTTCTGACCTATCTCTTTCACCGCATTGAAACGTCACTGGACGGAACGCCGACCATCCTTGTGCTGGATGAAGCCTGGATCATGCTCGGCCACCCTATATTCAGGGAGAAAATACGCGAATGGCTGAAGGTCATGCGTAAGGCCAACTGCGCGGTAATCCTCGCCACGCAAAGCCTCTCGGACGCCAAAAACTCCGGCATTCTGGATGTACTGGCCGAATCCTGCCCCACAAAAATCTTCCTGCCCAATATCACCGCCGCGCAAGAGGCGCCACGCGAACTCTATGTGGGCATGGGCCTAAACGAAACCCAGATCAACATTATCGCCCGCGCCACGCCCAAGCGCGACTATTACGTTGTCTCGCCCCTCGGCAGGCGACAAGTACAACTTGCCCTTGGCCCCAAGACGCTGGCCTTTGTCGGCTCCTCCGATAAGGAGAGCCTTGCCCGGATTCAGGCGCTTGCTGCGGAATATGGTTCCGGCGGCTGGCAGTACGAATGGCTGCGGGAACGCGGCGCGGCATAA
- a CDS encoding Com family DNA-binding transcriptional regulator, which yields MSTEQTHGPGTFRCGKCKKLLAKGCIEAGEIELFCPRCKSRIVLRAVRPNLAPPQSGNDGLHNGDRHAQPSDFRS from the coding sequence ATGAGCACTGAACAGACGCACGGCCCCGGCACTTTTCGCTGCGGTAAGTGCAAAAAACTTCTGGCAAAGGGCTGCATTGAAGCTGGAGAAATCGAGCTTTTCTGCCCTCGCTGTAAAAGCAGAATCGTCTTGCGGGCTGTACGCCCCAACCTCGCGCCGCCCCAATCGGGAAATGACGGCCTCCACAATGGAGATCGTCATGCACAGCCTTCAGACTTCCGGTCGTAA
- a CDS encoding type IV secretory system conjugative DNA transfer family protein produces the protein MANCHVRIAYAPNTIETAKTLSDMTGKTTVVEEKVSLSGSRTGHMKNASVNVSETARPLLTPDECMRLPGPEKDSQGKVVKPGDMLIFTAGQSPIYGRQILYFFDPVFSARAKIPVPGLTPQYQSGITDSLYEPRPAAWYSATPVVAAPPEKNEAFSEQYFVA, from the coding sequence ATGGCAAACTGCCATGTCCGTATTGCCTACGCGCCGAACACCATTGAAACGGCCAAAACCCTTTCCGACATGACGGGCAAAACCACTGTTGTGGAAGAAAAGGTTTCTCTCTCTGGCTCCAGAACCGGGCATATGAAAAACGCCTCGGTCAACGTCTCCGAAACAGCCCGGCCTCTGCTTACGCCGGATGAGTGCATGAGGCTCCCCGGCCCGGAGAAGGATTCTCAAGGCAAGGTAGTAAAGCCCGGCGATATGCTGATTTTCACAGCCGGGCAATCGCCTATCTACGGTCGGCAAATTCTCTATTTCTTTGACCCTGTGTTCTCGGCCCGCGCAAAGATTCCGGTTCCCGGCCTCACACCCCAATACCAAAGCGGCATAACGGATTCTCTTTACGAGCCGCGCCCTGCGGCGTGGTACTCGGCAACGCCTGTTGTCGCGGCTCCCCCTGAAAAGAACGAGGCTTTCAGTGAACAGTACTTCGTTGCGTAG
- the trbB gene encoding P-type conjugative transfer ATPase TrbB, producing the protein MLRACDDPRLLAGLRHSCGPVFMNALEDPEVIEIMLNPDGTLWIEKYGQDHECVGTVPPAQSRLILSQVASGLNLTVNEKSPIVEGEFPLDGSRFEGTFPPIVGPGPSFSLRKKASRVFTLQEYLDSGSITARVIEIIHDAVLRRWNIVVVGGTSSGKTTFVNAVIDAVSTLTPSHRLIIIEDTAELQSKSPNAVFFRTSVIADVNMRKLAKVSMRYAPKRILIGEVRDAAALELLKLWNTGHPGGVGTFHADSAEEALPRLEELVEEAGLGPKQKLIGRAVDLVVFMEKTPDNRRQIANILRVDGFDPKTDTYHTEYLYNVKAEHGA; encoded by the coding sequence ATGCTACGGGCTTGTGATGATCCCCGGCTGCTGGCCGGGCTGCGCCATTCCTGCGGGCCTGTGTTTATGAACGCGCTGGAAGACCCGGAAGTCATAGAAATCATGCTCAACCCTGACGGTACACTCTGGATTGAAAAGTACGGGCAAGACCATGAATGTGTCGGCACGGTTCCGCCTGCTCAAAGTCGGTTGATTCTTTCTCAGGTGGCAAGTGGCCTCAATCTGACGGTCAATGAAAAGAGTCCCATAGTGGAAGGCGAATTTCCGCTGGACGGTTCCCGCTTTGAAGGGACGTTTCCGCCCATTGTCGGGCCTGGGCCTTCATTCTCGCTGCGCAAAAAGGCCAGCCGCGTGTTTACGCTCCAGGAATACCTGGACTCCGGCTCCATCACGGCGCGGGTGATTGAAATCATCCATGACGCCGTGCTCCGGCGCTGGAATATCGTGGTGGTGGGGGGAACCTCCAGCGGAAAGACCACCTTCGTCAATGCGGTCATTGACGCAGTTTCCACGCTCACGCCGTCACACCGCCTGATCATCATAGAGGATACGGCGGAACTGCAATCCAAAAGCCCCAACGCCGTGTTTTTCCGTACTTCGGTCATTGCCGACGTTAATATGCGGAAGCTGGCGAAAGTCAGTATGCGCTACGCTCCCAAACGCATACTCATAGGTGAAGTGCGGGACGCCGCCGCCCTGGAACTCCTGAAACTGTGGAATACGGGGCATCCGGGCGGGGTGGGCACGTTTCACGCGGACAGCGCGGAAGAAGCCCTTCCCCGGCTGGAAGAACTGGTTGAGGAAGCGGGCCTTGGCCCCAAGCAGAAGTTGATAGGCCGGGCGGTTGATCTGGTGGTCTTCATGGAAAAGACCCCGGACAATCGGCGGCAAATAGCCAACATCCTGCGTGTGGACGGCTTTGACCCGAAAACGGACACCTATCACACAGAGTATTTGTACAACGTAAAGGCGGAACATGGCGCATGA
- a CDS encoding immunity protein: MNGDHFSQKVERAFVEIVIERAERKGFKKGEFAAQIWPEMSPKAAASRWTSIRLKASNTGKPQSVSIADAQRMAAVIGKELSYLLAIAAERASGQK, from the coding sequence ATGAATGGCGATCATTTTTCCCAGAAGGTAGAGCGAGCATTTGTAGAGATTGTCATCGAGAGAGCCGAAAGAAAGGGCTTCAAGAAGGGCGAGTTTGCGGCGCAAATTTGGCCGGAAATGTCACCAAAGGCAGCGGCTTCGCGGTGGACTTCCATACGACTCAAGGCGTCCAATACCGGGAAGCCTCAATCGGTATCGATTGCGGATGCTCAGCGCATGGCAGCAGTAATAGGAAAAGAGTTAAGCTACTTGTTGGCGATTGCGGCAGAGCGGGCCAGCGGACAGAAGTGA
- a CDS encoding conjugal transfer protein TraL: protein MATVHFIQQGKGGVGKSMIASILYQVLRLLGKKVAAFDTDPVNATLAGFKEFEVTCLDILKNGDIDPRQFDTLIDTIMEQKPETHVIVDNGASSFLALNGYIKENSIIGMLEEGGHAVFFHSVITGGQAIGDTVLGLRSLALGFPTTPIVVWLNPYFGEIVMDGRPFEEFKVYQEFAGQFHAIITIPQGNKATIGKDLETLFAKRQSFETAINSGQSIVVRSRLQRYRNELVEAVNNAAIA from the coding sequence ATGGCAACAGTGCATTTCATCCAGCAGGGCAAGGGCGGCGTGGGCAAATCCATGATTGCGTCGATTTTGTATCAGGTGTTGCGCCTGCTCGGTAAAAAGGTCGCTGCCTTCGATACCGACCCGGTGAACGCGACACTGGCCGGATTCAAGGAATTTGAGGTGACGTGCCTTGATATTTTGAAAAACGGTGACATTGACCCTCGCCAGTTCGATACGCTGATCGACACGATCATGGAGCAAAAGCCGGAAACCCACGTCATTGTGGACAACGGCGCGTCCTCTTTCCTGGCTCTCAACGGCTATATCAAAGAAAACAGCATTATCGGCATGTTGGAAGAAGGCGGACACGCCGTATTTTTTCATTCGGTCATCACGGGCGGGCAGGCCATTGGAGATACGGTTCTCGGCCTGCGTTCCCTGGCCCTCGGCTTTCCGACAACGCCCATTGTGGTCTGGCTGAATCCCTATTTCGGGGAAATCGTCATGGATGGCCGCCCCTTTGAGGAATTTAAGGTCTATCAGGAGTTCGCTGGGCAATTCCACGCCATAATCACCATCCCTCAAGGCAACAAGGCCACCATCGGCAAAGACCTGGAAACTCTGTTCGCCAAGCGCCAGAGCTTTGAGACTGCTATCAATTCCGGCCAGTCCATAGTGGTGCGCTCCCGCCTGCAACGCTACCGGAACGAATTGGTGGAAGCCGTGAATAACGCGGCTATCGCGTGA
- the trbJ gene encoding P-type conjugative transfer protein TrbJ, producing MKKLLSVLSLMCMFATPAHALTVSCVNCSNSLLQALDRATNMEQLSTLISEYHESVTQTAQQIRMVQQNIEQYANMLQNTAQLPANLVNELKGNLTRLANLSGNLKTLRGDIVGLGQVFNSLFPEQALFEELAGASPAQVEAANAQYQQQWDKWSATVDQASQATFQLSGHQLDDLQKDAGRFQSYLEELLSTPDGQQKAIMAGNQLSALQVQEARQLRELMATQVQSNLASQMKAEKESQMAQEAWRDTLKTNRIGSAKAKPDPF from the coding sequence ATGAAAAAGTTACTGTCCGTCTTGTCCCTCATGTGCATGTTCGCCACGCCAGCCCATGCCCTGACTGTTTCGTGCGTGAATTGCAGCAACAGTCTGTTGCAGGCTTTGGATCGCGCCACAAACATGGAGCAACTTTCCACGCTTATCAGTGAATACCACGAGTCCGTAACGCAAACGGCCCAGCAAATCCGCATGGTGCAGCAGAATATCGAGCAGTACGCCAATATGCTGCAAAACACCGCGCAACTCCCGGCCAATCTGGTGAATGAACTCAAAGGCAATCTGACCCGCCTTGCCAACCTCTCCGGCAACCTCAAGACGCTGCGCGGCGATATTGTGGGGCTTGGACAGGTGTTCAATTCCCTGTTTCCCGAACAGGCGCTTTTCGAAGAGCTGGCCGGGGCCAGCCCGGCACAGGTTGAAGCCGCCAACGCACAATATCAACAGCAGTGGGACAAGTGGTCTGCAACCGTGGATCAGGCTTCACAGGCCACGTTTCAGCTTTCCGGCCACCAGCTTGACGATTTGCAAAAGGATGCCGGGCGCTTCCAGTCCTATCTTGAGGAATTGCTTTCCACGCCGGACGGCCAGCAAAAGGCGATCATGGCGGGGAACCAGCTTTCCGCCCTCCAGGTGCAGGAGGCCCGGCAGCTCCGCGAACTCATGGCCACACAGGTGCAGTCCAACTTAGCCAGTCAGATGAAGGCGGAGAAAGAAAGCCAGATGGCCCAAGAGGCATGGCGGGACACATTGAAAACAAACCGGATCGGCAGTGCGAAAGCCAAGCCAGACCCTTTTTAG
- the trbL gene encoding P-type conjugative transfer protein TrbL yields MKKYLLLLAVLCLPPLAILLLPELAHAADEDFVSKLVHEFYNKTSTWEPTLKRYALVVFRGLVILEVCFLGIKAALNRDQLGDILKQFVMLLLMAGFFMAVITYYKEWSWNLINGLGAIGRELTPGDYSSESPFLTGMQLVKLVLDKLSVWSPGNSIALLIAALVIIVCFALISAQVVFIKCEAMVAMAAAVILVGFGGSAFLKDYAVNAIRYVLAVAFKLFVMQLVLGVGIAFIESFSTSTAELQDIFVVIGASVVLLALVKSLPDVCAGIINGSHVSSGAALTASAAAVGGATLGTMVAGSNTVQSVKDAAKVASMDGARGLSKAAHMAKSLWGARQDAKASGEKALSTRTRSEMQDRLERAKMNNDT; encoded by the coding sequence ATGAAAAAATATTTGCTGCTTCTGGCCGTGCTCTGCCTCCCTCCGCTGGCGATTCTGCTCCTGCCGGAACTGGCCCATGCCGCTGATGAAGATTTCGTCTCCAAGCTGGTGCATGAGTTTTACAACAAAACAAGCACCTGGGAGCCGACCTTGAAGCGGTACGCCCTGGTTGTGTTCCGCGGGCTGGTCATTCTGGAGGTGTGCTTTCTTGGCATCAAAGCAGCGCTCAACCGCGATCAGCTTGGCGACATTCTGAAACAGTTTGTCATGCTCCTGCTCATGGCCGGGTTTTTCATGGCCGTTATCACCTATTACAAGGAATGGTCGTGGAACCTGATCAACGGCCTCGGCGCAATCGGCAGGGAACTGACCCCCGGCGACTATTCTTCAGAGTCTCCGTTCCTGACCGGAATGCAACTCGTCAAACTGGTGCTGGATAAACTTTCCGTCTGGTCGCCGGGCAACTCCATAGCCCTGCTCATTGCCGCCCTGGTGATCATTGTCTGCTTCGCGCTCATTTCCGCGCAAGTGGTGTTCATCAAGTGCGAAGCAATGGTGGCAATGGCGGCGGCTGTTATCCTGGTCGGTTTCGGCGGTAGCGCCTTTCTCAAGGATTATGCCGTCAACGCGATCCGCTACGTTCTGGCCGTGGCCTTCAAACTCTTTGTTATGCAGCTCGTGCTTGGGGTGGGCATTGCCTTTATCGAGAGTTTTTCCACGTCCACTGCGGAATTGCAGGATATTTTTGTGGTCATTGGCGCGTCCGTGGTGCTGCTGGCCCTGGTTAAATCCCTGCCAGATGTCTGTGCGGGCATTATCAACGGTTCCCACGTTTCCAGCGGCGCGGCGCTTACAGCCTCGGCTGCCGCCGTGGGAGGGGCGACTCTCGGCACGATGGTCGCCGGGAGCAACACCGTTCAGAGCGTGAAAGACGCGGCCAAGGTGGCAAGCATGGACGGGGCTAGGGGCCTGAGCAAAGCGGCGCACATGGCGAAATCGCTATGGGGAGCGCGGCAGGATGCTAAGGCTTCCGGCGAAAAAGCCCTCAGTACCCGTACCCGGTCTGAAATGCAGGACCGGCTTGAACGTGCCAAGATGAATAACGACACATAA
- the traF gene encoding conjugative transfer signal peptidase TraF, protein MNSTSLRSLTRRVLFIGVWLALTFALASGVGLRFNPTPSLPMGIYRLAPGLPEKNDLVSVCLQGEFAELALERGYLEPGSCPSGLRPLLKRLAALPGESVDPSAFPIRSVDSQGRSISPVLMPGVVPPGMALVLADHPGSFDSRYFGFVPLDRLQRVEAVWLWPENEKGHHALKHAGLERSPCVRSFKHP, encoded by the coding sequence GTGAACAGTACTTCGTTGCGTAGCCTGACGCGGCGGGTGCTGTTCATTGGGGTGTGGCTCGCGCTGACGTTTGCCCTGGCCTCCGGCGTGGGCCTGCGCTTCAATCCCACGCCGTCACTGCCCATGGGCATCTACCGCCTTGCTCCCGGCCTTCCAGAGAAAAACGATCTGGTGAGTGTTTGTCTGCAAGGTGAGTTCGCGGAGCTGGCTTTGGAACGTGGCTATCTGGAGCCTGGTTCCTGCCCCTCCGGCCTGCGGCCCCTGCTCAAGCGTTTGGCCGCGCTGCCGGGGGAGTCTGTTGATCCGTCCGCATTCCCGATCCGTTCCGTGGACAGCCAAGGGCGCTCCATATCGCCAGTTCTGATGCCGGGCGTCGTTCCTCCCGGCATGGCCCTGGTGCTGGCCGATCATCCCGGCAGTTTTGACAGCCGCTATTTCGGGTTCGTTCCGTTGGACAGACTCCAGCGGGTGGAGGCTGTTTGGCTCTGGCCCGAAAATGAAAAAGGCCATCATGCCTTGAAACATGCGGGCCTTGAAAGGAGTCCTTGTGTTCGCTCTTTTAAGCACCCCTAG